In Miscanthus floridulus cultivar M001 chromosome 5, ASM1932011v1, whole genome shotgun sequence, one genomic interval encodes:
- the LOC136451765 gene encoding uncharacterized protein isoform X1, with translation MDRRPDWILLNTVAVAGRNSDAITATGCTRYGKTIEVSLSLEHPPHPSILYVHSSDMNPCVPPNIVCAVENLVLVSVNVGSGPSSLSRYDFDYFIYQAHTSGPSLQRLQRPHDPYFKYNGVGLLPRSDGKYTVAALIPTFTRNQYKLYVLHSHTQSWSCRTLCVEVPQEPFPMELPRGSTQLHSHLTSGVITIGGEGGTIGWVDHWRGILLCDVLLEKPSLRGVPIPLPLKELRDTGGKDFPFGPGWQRRGIAFSRDKVLKLVHLEVTATRLPYKDPETGSLSFKVDSWALTTWSNTRMTNSYEDWHQDCTVHASDITIDNPAVSKVLESGLLAGEHLALQNLVMSQPAQCMNGKEEVVCLVARKKHNHPAAWILIVDMKNAKVQAVEEFGTTERQLLSSIIYYPSMISQYMMNPPTTLGRSFPISSKETHEEQLHVGIKPSERPTPYPWARLVDCMQPNQARRMQCTLDWLAELGLQPGLWHARGFTQPGSSGGDDAEE, from the exons ATGGATCGCCGTCCCGACTGGATCCTCCTCAACACTGTAGCAGTCGCCGGCCGCAACAGCGACGCTATCACTGCCACAGGCTGCACGAGGTATGGGAAGACCATCGAGGTATCGCTCTCTCTCGAGCACCCACCACATCCCTCCATCCTCTACGTGCACAGCTCCGACATGAACCCGTGCGTGCCCCCCAACATCGTCTGCGCGGTGGAGAACCTCGTGCTTGTCTCCGTCAACGTTGGATCTGGACCGTCCTCCCTCTCGCGCTACGACTTCGACTATTTCATCTACCAAGCTCACACCAGCGGCCCGTCGCTCCAGCGGCTGCAGCGCCCTCACGACCCCTACTTCAAGTACAACGGCGTCGGCCTCCTTCCTCGTTCGGATGGCAAATACACCGTCGCCGCGTTGATTCCCACATTCACTAGAAACCAGTACAAACTCTACGTGCTCCACTCCCATACTCAGAGCTGGAGTTGCAGGACGTTGTGTGTGGAGGTGCCACAGGAGCCGTTTCCGATGGAGCTCCCCAGAGGCTCAACTCAGCTTCATAGTCATTTAACAAGCGGCGTGATAACCATCGGAGGTGAAGGTGGTACCATTGGCTGGGTTGATCATTGGCGTGGCATCCTCTTATGTGACGTGCTGCTCGAAAAGCCCTCCCTTCGTGGTGTGCCTATTCCCCTGCCGTTGAAGGAGCTAAGGGATACCGGCGGGAAGGATTTTCCATTTGGACCTGGATGGCAACGCCGTGGCATTGCCTTCAGCAGAGACAAGGTCCTCAAGCTTGTTCACTTGGAGGTTACTGCCACTCGACTTCCCTACAAGGACCCCGAAACAGGGTCTCTCTCTTTCAAAGTGGATAGCTGGGCTCTCACCACATGGAGCAACACACGTATGACCAACTCGTACGAGGATTGGCACCAGGACTGCACGGTCCATGCTTCTGACATCACAATCGACAACCCAGCTGTTTCCAAGGTGCTCGAGTCTGGATTGCTTGCAGGAGAGCATCTGGCCCTGCAGAACCTCGTAATGTCTCAGCCAGCTCAGTGCATGAATGGTAAAGAAGAAGTCGTTTGCTTGGTGGCCAGGAAGAAACATAATCACCCGGCGGCATGGATTCTGATTGTTGATATGAAGAATGCCAAAGTACAAGCTGTAGAGGAGTTTGGTACTACTGAAAGACAGCTTCTTTCATCTATCATATATTACCCTAGTATGATTTCCCAATATATGATGAATCCACCAACTACCCTAG GCCGTTCCTTCCCAATTTCAAGCAAAGAAACTCACGAAGAACAGTTACATGTTGGGATCAAACCAAGTGAGCGACCAACTCCTTATCCATGGGCACGTTTGGTTGACTGCATGCAGCCCAACCAGGCCCGTCGGATGCAGTGCACCCTTGATTGGTTAGCTGAATTAGGACTCCAGCCTGGCCTGTGGCATGCACGAGGCTTCACTCAGCCAGGCTCGTCAG GTGGTGATGATGCAGAGGAATGA
- the LOC136454409 gene encoding uncharacterized protein yields the protein MPPAAVDQEYWTMFFNGSLMKKGASVGLVFVSPLSVRMQYAVRLHFPASNNIAEYEALVNGLRIVVELGIRRLEVWGDSQLVVGQVMKDSNCHDPKMATYYREVRRLEEKFDGLELNHVP from the coding sequence atgccaccggcagccgtcgaccaagagtactggacaatgttcTTCAACGGgtcactaatgaagaagggcgccagtgTAGGGCTGGTCTTCGTCTCGCCGCTCAGTGTACGTATGCAATACGCGGTCCGCCTTCATTTTCCTGCCTCCAATAACATAGCGGAGTACGAGGCCCTTGTCAATGGTCTACGTATCGTCGTCGAGCTGGGCATCCGTCGGTTGGAAGTctggggcgactcgcagctcgttGTTGGCCAGGTCATGAAGGACTCAAACTGTCACGACCCCAAGATGGCCACGTACTATCGGGAGGTCCGCCGACTTGAAGaaaagttcgacggcctcgaactgaATCATGTCCCATGA
- the LOC136451765 gene encoding uncharacterized protein isoform X2: MDRRPDWILLNTVAVAGRNSDAITATGCTRYGKTIEVSLSLEHPPHPSILYVHSSDMNPCVPPNIVCAVENLVLVSVNVGSGPSSLSRYDFDYFIYQAHTSGPSLQRLQRPHDPYFKYNGVGLLPRSDGKYTVAALIPTFTRNQYKLYVLHSHTQSWSCRTLCVEVPQEPFPMELPRGSTQLHSHLTSGVITIGGEGGTIGWVDHWRGILLCDVLLEKPSLRGVPIPLPLKELRDTGGKDFPFGPGWQRRGIAFSRDKVLKLVHLEVTATRLPYKDPETGSLSFKVDSWALTTWSNTRMTNSYEDWHQDCTVHASDITIDNPAVSKVLESGLLAGEHLALQNLVMSQPAQCMNGKEEVVCLVARKKHNHPAAWILIVDMKNAKVQAVEEFGTTERQLLSSIIYYPSMISQYMMNPPTTLGRSFPISSKETHEEQLHVGIKPSERPTPYPWARLVDCMQPNQARRMQCTLDWLAELGLQPGLWHARGFTQPGSSEE, translated from the exons ATGGATCGCCGTCCCGACTGGATCCTCCTCAACACTGTAGCAGTCGCCGGCCGCAACAGCGACGCTATCACTGCCACAGGCTGCACGAGGTATGGGAAGACCATCGAGGTATCGCTCTCTCTCGAGCACCCACCACATCCCTCCATCCTCTACGTGCACAGCTCCGACATGAACCCGTGCGTGCCCCCCAACATCGTCTGCGCGGTGGAGAACCTCGTGCTTGTCTCCGTCAACGTTGGATCTGGACCGTCCTCCCTCTCGCGCTACGACTTCGACTATTTCATCTACCAAGCTCACACCAGCGGCCCGTCGCTCCAGCGGCTGCAGCGCCCTCACGACCCCTACTTCAAGTACAACGGCGTCGGCCTCCTTCCTCGTTCGGATGGCAAATACACCGTCGCCGCGTTGATTCCCACATTCACTAGAAACCAGTACAAACTCTACGTGCTCCACTCCCATACTCAGAGCTGGAGTTGCAGGACGTTGTGTGTGGAGGTGCCACAGGAGCCGTTTCCGATGGAGCTCCCCAGAGGCTCAACTCAGCTTCATAGTCATTTAACAAGCGGCGTGATAACCATCGGAGGTGAAGGTGGTACCATTGGCTGGGTTGATCATTGGCGTGGCATCCTCTTATGTGACGTGCTGCTCGAAAAGCCCTCCCTTCGTGGTGTGCCTATTCCCCTGCCGTTGAAGGAGCTAAGGGATACCGGCGGGAAGGATTTTCCATTTGGACCTGGATGGCAACGCCGTGGCATTGCCTTCAGCAGAGACAAGGTCCTCAAGCTTGTTCACTTGGAGGTTACTGCCACTCGACTTCCCTACAAGGACCCCGAAACAGGGTCTCTCTCTTTCAAAGTGGATAGCTGGGCTCTCACCACATGGAGCAACACACGTATGACCAACTCGTACGAGGATTGGCACCAGGACTGCACGGTCCATGCTTCTGACATCACAATCGACAACCCAGCTGTTTCCAAGGTGCTCGAGTCTGGATTGCTTGCAGGAGAGCATCTGGCCCTGCAGAACCTCGTAATGTCTCAGCCAGCTCAGTGCATGAATGGTAAAGAAGAAGTCGTTTGCTTGGTGGCCAGGAAGAAACATAATCACCCGGCGGCATGGATTCTGATTGTTGATATGAAGAATGCCAAAGTACAAGCTGTAGAGGAGTTTGGTACTACTGAAAGACAGCTTCTTTCATCTATCATATATTACCCTAGTATGATTTCCCAATATATGATGAATCCACCAACTACCCTAG GCCGTTCCTTCCCAATTTCAAGCAAAGAAACTCACGAAGAACAGTTACATGTTGGGATCAAACCAAGTGAGCGACCAACTCCTTATCCATGGGCACGTTTGGTTGACTGCATGCAGCCCAACCAGGCCCGTCGGATGCAGTGCACCCTTGATTGGTTAGCTGAATTAGGACTCCAGCCTGGCCTGTGGCATGCACGAGGCTTCACTCAGCCAGGCTCGTCAG AGGAATGA